Proteins encoded within one genomic window of Bos mutus isolate GX-2022 chromosome 9, NWIPB_WYAK_1.1, whole genome shotgun sequence:
- the BEND3 gene encoding BEN domain-containing protein 3 isoform X2: protein MNATEFSEDVEEVLKNNTVKVETEAEDAALDCSVNSRSAEKHPLDGVFTAVQDSSKRKPLGGEGPLDSVPSVKRRRLIPEALLAGMRNRENSSPCQGNGEPAGRGKNLVSMWPGEEEPGHDVSTPSYKKPLYGISHKIMEKKNPPAGDMLNTYELSEKVNPSNSPSPLRLLNETQKRDTGGPAAATDSDPNIYFLIQKMFYMLNTLSSNMSQLHSKVDLLSLEVSRIKKQVSPTEMVAKFQPPPEYQLTAAELKQIVDQSLSGGDLACRLLVQLFPELFSDVDFSRGCGACGFAAKRKLESLHLQLIRNYVEVYYPSVKDTAVWQAECLPQLNDFFSRFWAQREMEDSQPSGQVSGFFEAEPQVDAGHFLDSKEQEEALSLDRSSTIASDHVVDTQDLTEFLDEASSPGEFAVFLLHRLFPELFDHRKLGEQYSCYGDGGKQELDPQRLQIIRNYTEIYFPDMQEEDAWLQQCAQRINDELEGLGLDAGSEGEPPRDDCYDSSSLPDDISVVKVEDSFEGERPGRRSKKIWLVPIDFDKLEIPQPDFEVPGADCLLSKEQLRSIYESSLSIGNFASRLLVHLFPELFTHENLRKQYNCSGSLGKKQLDPSRIKLIRHYVQLLYPRAKNDRVWTLEFVGKLDERCRRRDTEQRRSYQQQRKVHVPGPECRDLASYAINPERFREEFEGPPLPPERSSKDFCKIPLDELVVPSPDFPVPSPYLLSDKEVREIVQQSLSVGNFAARLLVRLFPELFTTENLRLQYNHSGACNKKQLDPTRLRLIRHYVEAVYPVEKMEEVWHYECIPSIDERCRRPNRKKCDILKKAKKVEK, encoded by the exons ATGAACGCAACTGAATTCAGTGAAGATGTAgaagaag TTCTAAAAAACAACACTGTGAAAGTGGAGACAGAGGCCGAAGATGCTGCTCTGGACTGCTCAGTGAATTCCAGGTCCGCCGAGAAGCACCCTCTGGATGGCGTCTTCACTGCTGTCCAGGATTCCAGCAAGAGAAAGCCCCTGGGTGGCGAGGGCCCACTGGACTCAGTCCCGAGCGTGAAGAGGCGGCGGCTTATTCCCGAG GCACTCCTAGCAGGCATGCGGAACCGGGAGAACAGCTCGCCCTGCCAGGGCAACGGGGAGCCGGCAGGCCGGGGCAAGAACTTGGTCTCCATGTGGCCgggagaggaggagcctggccacGACGTGAGCACGCCCTCCTACAAGAAGCCTCTGTATGGTATCTCACACAAGATTATGGAGAAGAAGAACCCTCCCGCGGGGGACATGCTCAACACCTATGAGCTCTCAGAGAAAGTGAATCCCAGCAACAGCCCCTCACCGCTGCGGCTCCTGAACGAGACACAGAAGCGGGACACTGGCGGCCCCGCAGCAGCCACCGACAGCGACCCCAACATCTACTTTCTCATCCAGAAGATGTTCTACATGCTCAACACGCTCTCCTCCAACATGTCGCAGCTGCACAGCAAGGTGGACCTGCTCTCCCTGGAAGTGAGCCGCATCAAGAAGCAGGTGAGCCCCACTGAGATGGTGGCCAAGTTCCAGCCGCCGCCCGAGTACCAGCTCACGGCGGCCGAGCTCAAACAGATCGTGGACCAGAGCCTGTCGGGCGGTGACCTGGCCTGTCGCCTGCTGGTGCAGCTTTTCCCAGAGCTCTTCAGCGACGTGGACTTCTCCCGGGGCTGTGGCGCCTGTGGCTTCGCGGCCAAGCGGAAGCTGGAGTCGCTGCACCTGCAGCTCATCCGGAACTATGTGGAGGTCTACTACCCGTCGGTGAAGGACACGGCCGTCTGGCAGGCTGAGTGCCTGCCCCAGCTCAACGACTTCTTCAGCCGCTTCTGGGCCCAGCGGGAAATGGAGGACAGCCAGCCCAGCGGCCAGGTGTCTGGCTTCTTCGAGGCCGAGCCCCAGGTGGATGCTGGCCActtcctggacagcaaggagcaggaggaggcccTGTCCCTGGACCGCAGCAGCACCATCGCCTCTGACCATGTGGTGGACACGCAGGACCTCACCGAGTTCCTGGACGAGGCCTCATCCCCGGGCGAATTTGCGGTCTTCCTTCTGCACCGGCTGTTCCCTGAGCTCTTCGACCACAGGAAGCTGGGCGAGCAGTACAGCTGCTATGGGGATGGCGGCAAGCAGGAGCTGGACCCGCAGCGTCTACAGATCATCCGCAACTACACAGAGATCTACTTCCCCGACATGCAGGAGGAGGATGCCTGGCTGCAGCAGTGTGCCCAGCGCATCAACGACGAGCTGGAGGGCCTGGGGCTGGACGCGGGCAGCGAGGGCGAGCCCCCGCGAGACGACTGCTACGACTCATCCAGCCTGCCCGATGACATCTCCGTGGTCAAGGTAGAAGACAGCTTCGAGGGCGAGCGGCCCGGCCGGCGGTCCAAGAAGATCTGGCTGGTGCCCATCGACTTCGACAAGCTGGAGATCCCGCAGCCCGACTTCGAGGTGCCGGGCGCCGACTGCCTGCTGAGCAAGGAGCAGCTGCGCAGCATCTACGAGAGCAGCTTGTCCATCGGCAACTTTGCCTCGCGCCTGCTGGTGCACCTGTTCCCGGAGCTCTTCACCCACGAGAACCTGCGCAAGCAGTACAACTGCAGCGGCTCCCTGGGCAAGAAGCAGCTGGACCCGTCCCGTATCAAGCTCATCCGCCACTACGTGCAGCTGCTCTACCCACGGGCCAAGAATGACCGTGTCTGGACACTGGAGTTCGTGGGCAAACTGGACGAGCGCTGCCGGCGCCGGGACACAGAGCAGAGGCGCTCCTACCAGCAGCAGCGCAAGGTCCACGTTCCGGGCCCTGAGTGCAGGGACCTGGCCAGCTATGCAATCAACCCTGAGCGGTTCCGGGAGGAATTTGAGGGGCCCCCGCTGCCCCCCGAAAGGAGCAGCAAGGACTTCTGCAAGATCCCCCTGGACGAGTTGGTGGTGCCCTCGCCCGACTTCCCGGTGCCTTCGCCGTACCTGCTGTCCGACAAAGAAGTGCGCGAGATCGTGCAGCAAAGCCTCTCCGTGGGCAACTTCGCCGCCCGGCTGCTCGTCAGGCTCTTCCCCGAACTCTTCACCACCGAGAACCTGCGGCTGCAGTACAACCACTCCGGGGCATGCAACAAGAAGCAGCTGGACCCCACACGCTTGCGGCTCATCCGCCACTACGTGGAGGCCGTGTACCCGGTGGAGAAGATGGAGGAGGTGTGGCACTACGAATGTATCCCGAGCATCGACGAACGCTGCCGCCGCCCCAACAGAAAGAAATGCGACATCCTGAAGAAAGCCAAGAAGGTGGAGAAGTGA